One window of Phoenix dactylifera cultivar Barhee BC4 chromosome 5, palm_55x_up_171113_PBpolish2nd_filt_p, whole genome shotgun sequence genomic DNA carries:
- the LOC103711651 gene encoding uncharacterized protein LOC103711651 isoform X3 produces MDYDDNDFQSQNFQLVGEDSSKFPPSLRSFALPKFDFDEHLQVHLRFDSLVEPEVLLGIQSQENNWIKDFSPGSSAIEFGSSAAESCCISRRNNVWSEATSSESVEMLLKAVGEDEIVNNKAVIEEADMHDQLNGIDDQMDPLIRQDDSQNPFMGDIVCPDPTPLADKSNNILSGSDKDAFRGVPQVEGMSQTSKDEKSEKDTDIGSSDEQFNSDEKVVPEQHSADKTSDEVINEFFETVKNDDSLDNAFMRKSTPDDHGCAPSGDTKTSSECRNTEDDPAAVSIDISGMGAGKLKNQSFSEQIMEENKEVGMLEKSEGPRPDNLQKAYNHIKCRDGKVDDQHSEGRALNNDFCRIKDSSCLDPSMGSLVYLNEGCNVSAFSENSDGLLEAIAYQGKALNRDSETGDKVVANINEKSSLEVEGDRETERHSVEVSNENMEKVSHMTEASKNVSHNETKFLSKDDDFHVSTMPIINTNITHFGEEKELASFKEVIEEKQNLEGQLSDKNNNDSHNSKPIVIEKSVEDEDLRDTAEKSSVTLNASEDASLKESPLPALQHDAEVQVLSSTHDKSIEMKKPGTLDAESNVDDVIAQDISVIGKEYTALSAGSCGASSNTDTSNVTEKMEEASFTDQNAGMATDGSSVIKLIQDESVADPATVGVASTSLNNSAVLHQSCSEDALAVDVVVGQKVAAVSPLPASECFHSDENDVKILVSVTKSNKDSKVSSEPTTVADAVLDGSSPRKRLLDDSAETTKNHEKQPVPLHPSARECSPGICQNEQQNSEANLTPGGNCDKQNLVGEIICDASNGHTNRSPQSTMPRSNAESRLLEPGSGIQSSFETSCGSPTVISCTEHSQDGVGCQEGGKGVLERTGASSDDLPHISSDTIMGAGKVKSSDRDSKEGTTSEEDRSFTFEVGSLAELSEKTTANNWKPFSSMHSFELPQVSKENSQGGLKESEERSPHRTTTNTTGEVKSKQISGRGTGKVSTSKRTTKETPSPKKAKGRERNTCSTSPTSDTTISSNMQLEEMRQIPNVEGSSMKASCSLTVQTSILPDLNTSVSSAALFHQPFTDLQQVQLRAQIFVYGSLIQGIPPDEACMLSAFGGTDGGRSVWEGVWRAATERFQNQKLPLNIFETPIHSRSGIRVTEQATKSSPLQSKSLSTPACQSGIKVVPSTIVNSTMSLPPPPWSISSHDALASNVQRGTRLDFNQAIPPLHSFQSSQLRQYTGNTTPLFSLSPRPGSWVVSSQSSTLDASSQYSATPVAETIQVTPLRDSSTPRASNMQLVYPNTLLPTQAPMSVSATSVVQVESQNKSAISTTKNASTAQKSRKRKKGSALEELGPMFLVSQPQTEPASATAVSMHLPTSGGFPLSPAHGGLASASSYITSPPPFQIVGSGNAEQRVIISEETCSRIEQSKLQAEAAVAHAAAAIRHSQEIWSQLAIQKKSGLVSEVEEKLVSAAVAAAAAASVAKVAAEAAKVASEAALQAKMVADEALSFAKTGHPGQNSETDLDVGKDLARLTPVSILKGKDKINESSSIISAAREAARRRVEAASAATKQAENLDAIFKAAELAAEAVSQAGMIIAMGDPLPFTISDLVEAGPEGYWKVQHTAIEIHTKTNGVHQEENLGIDVPGDHDISVNKSTKQSPGHREIQKTTDEEGITSRSEQATQSEENNIELGITSVTVPTDRLERDSVASNLKGTSIQKGTLVEVVADEDGLRGVWFSARVLDVKDGKAFICYNDLLPAEGSGQLTEWIPLESGKDKVPRIRVAHPITAVKSEGTRKRRREAVGNYAWAVGDRVDAWIRDGWWEGIVAEKSPGDETKLTIQFPAGGDASNVRAWNLRPSLIWKDGQWILWSRVRERNTVEPYEGDTHYEKRQKLGRLEGKINSGIDGRGVGSTSTDMSSADSRKPEDSRSLNLSAKDKIFSVGKNVRESNSDALRVKRTGLQKEGSRVVFGVPKPGKKRKFMEVSKHYTADKTEKASEGNDSIKFAKYLMPQASRLWRSTSKVDAKGKRGSDSKRRGLKSVKSQNVQARGTVERENSSLTTVHASNGGESGLGSLPNVKASFTNEENNIGRKNLLEAGPLSTSLGTADTTAVESSVMPMPGVPSSKVKSSTAVEAEGVKGKVTHATDKSTRIEVKGSENPAKTVPDAIEPRRSNRRIQPTSRLLEGLQSSLIISKIPSVSQDRGARAQHRGASSSRGLFYMSSRRRSDA; encoded by the exons ATGGATTATGATGATAATGATTTTCAAAGCCAGAATTTTCAACTAGTTGGAGAGGACAGCAGCAAATTTCCTCCAAGCTTGAGGTCATTTGCTCTaccaaaatttgattttgaCGAACACCTCCAGGTCCATCTGAGGTTTGACAGTTTAGTTGAACCAGAGGTTTTACTTGGCATACAAAGTCAAGAAAATAATTGGATTAAGGATTTTTCACCAGGAAGTAGTGCAATAGAATTTGGTTCAAGTGCTGCCGAATCTTGCTGCATTTCTAGGCGTAATAATGTCTGGTCTGAGGCTACGTCTTCCGAATCTGTGGAGATGTTACTGAAAGCTGTCGGAGAAGATGAGATTGTAAACAACAAAGCTGTCATTGAAGAGGCAGATATGCATGATCAGTTGAATGGGATAGATGATCAAATGGATCCCTTGATAAGACAAGATGATTCGCAGAACCCTTTCATGGGTGATATTGTGTGCCCAGATCCCACCCCACTGGCTGATAAGTCTAATAATATCCTTTCAGGGTCAGATAAGGATGCATTTAGGGGTGTGCCTCAGGTTGAAGGTATGTCTCAAACTTCCAAAGATGAGAAATCTGAAAAAGACACGGACATAGGTTCGTCAGACGAGCAGTTTAACTCGGATGAAAAGGTCGTTCCTGAGCAACATAGTGCCGATAAAACTTCTGATGAAGTTATTAATGAGTTTTTTGAGACTGTTAAGAATGATGATTCTTTGGATAATGCATTCATGAGGAAGAGCACACCTGATGATCATGGTTGTGCTCCAAGTGGAGACACTAAAACAAGTTCTGAATGCAGGAATACTGAAGATGACCCTGCAGCCGTATCCATTGATATATCTGGTATGGGTGCTGGGAAACTGAAAAATCAGTCATTCTCAGAGCAAATAATGGAGGAAAACAAAGAGGTTGGCATGCTTGAGAAATCAGAAGGTCCCCGACCTGATAATCTTCAGAAAGCATATAATCATATTAAATGCAGAGATGGTAAAGTGGACGATCAGCATTCTGAAGGCCGTGCACTCAACAATGATTTTTGCAGGATAAAAGATTCTTCGTGTTTGGATCCATCTATGGGCTCTTTGGTGTATCTAAATGAAGGGTGCAATGTATCTGCATTTTCTGAGAACTCTGATGGACTATTGGAAGCTATTGCTTACCAGGGTAAGGCCTTGAACAGAGATAGTGAGACAGGTGATAAAGTTGTGGCAAACATCAATGAGAAATCTTCTTTAGAGGTAGAAGGAGATAGGGAAACTGAGAGGCATTCTGTTGAAGTCAGCAATGAAAATATGGAGAAGGTATCTCATATGACGGAAGCATCTAAAAATGTCAGCCATAATGAAACTAAATTTCTCTCTAAAGATGATGATTTTCATGTAAGTACTATGCCGATTATAAACACAAATATTACTCATTTTGGAGAGGAAAAAGAACTCGCTTCTTTTAAGGAAGTCattgaagaaaaacaaaatcttgAAGGCCAGTTATCTGACAAAAACAACAATGATTCTCATAATTCTAAACCCATTGTTATAGAAAAGAGTGTAGAGGACGAAGATCTTAGAGATACTGCTGAGAAATCAAGTGTTACATTGAATGCTTCAGAAGATGCTTCTTTAAAAGAATCTCCTTTGCCTGCTTTACAGCATGATGCAGAAGTACAGGTCTTATCTTCCACTCATGACAAATCAATTGAGATGAAAAAACCTGGTACCTTGGATGCTGAGTCTAATGTTGATGATGTGATTGCTCAGGATATTTCTGTTATTGGAAAGGAATACACAGCACTATCCGCTGGTTCATGTGGTGCAAGTTCTAATACTGACACTTCTAATGTTACTGAGAAGATGGAAGAGGCCTCATTTACAGACCAAAATGCTGGTATGGCAACAGATGGTTCATCAGTCATTAAACTAATTCAGGATGAATCTG TTGCTGATCCTGCTACTGTTGGTGTCGCGTCAACTTCACTCAATAATTCGGCTGTTCTCCACCAGTCATGTTCTGAAGATGCTCTTGCTGTTGATGTGGTTGTAGGACAGAAAGTGGCAGCTGTGTCACCTTTACCTGCATCAGAGTGTTTCCATTCCGATGAGAATGATGTGAAAATCTTAGTATCAGTTACAAAGAGTAACAAAGATTCCAAAGTATCAAGTGAGCCAACTACAGTTGCTGATGCAGTTCTGGATGGCTCATCACCAAGGAAGAGGCTTCTGGATGACTCAG CAGAAACCACCAAGAATCATGAGAAGCAGCCGGTGCCTTTACATCCATCCGCACGGGAATGTTCTCCTGGTATTTGCCAAAATGAACAGCAAAATAGTGAAGCTAATTTAACTCCAGGAGGTAACTGTGATAAGCAGAATCTTGTTGGCGAAATCATCT GTGATGCATCAAATGGCCATACAAACAGATCTCCCCAGTCCACCATGCCTAGAAGTAATGCTGAATCGCGCCTGCTGGAACCTGGAAGTGGCATTCAGAGTTCGTTTGAGACAAGTTGTGGTTCCCCCACAGTCATCAGTTGCACCGAACATTCTCAAGATGGAGTGGGTTGTCAAGAGGGTGGTAAAGGAGTTCTGGAGCGTACTGGGGCTTCTTCAGATGACTTGCCTCATATATCTTCTGACACAATAATGGGTGCTGGTAAAGTCAAATCCAGTGATCGTGATTCTAAGGAGGGTACCACATCTGAAGAGGATAGAAGCTTTACATTTGAGGTTGGATCATTAGCAGAGTTGTCTGAAAAAACCACTGCTAATAACTGGAAACCCTTTTCCAGTATGcattcttttgaacttcctcag GTTTCAAAAGAGAATTCTCAAGGTGGTCTTAAAGAATCTGAAGAAAGAAGTCCACACAGAACCACCACCAATACTACTGGTGAAGTTAAAAGTAAGCAAATATCTGGCCGTGGAACTGGAAAAGTAAGCACATCAAAGAGGACAACAAAAGAAACTCCATCACCAAAGAAGGCAAAAGGAAGGGAAAGGAATACATGCAGTACCTCTCCTACCAGTGATACTACTATAAGCAGCAACATGCAGCTGGAGGAGATGCGACAAATCCCTAATGTCGAGGGCAGCAGTATGAAGGCTTCTTGTTCTCTGACTGTTCAGACATCTATTTTGCCCGACTTGAATACTTCAGTGTCTAGCGCAGCATTGTTTCACCAACCTTTCACAGATCTACAGCAAGTTCAATTGCGTGCACAAATCTTTGTTTATGGATCATTAAT TCAAGGCATCCCACCCGATGAGGCTTGTATGTTATCGGCATTTGGAGGAACTG ATGGTGGAAGGAGTGTATGGGAGGGAGTGTGGCGTGCTGCTACAGAAAGGTTTCAGAATCAGAAACTGCCTCTCAATATTTTTGAAACACCGATACATTCTCGTTCAG GTATTAGGGTTACTGAGCAAGCAACAAAGTCCAGTCCACTTCAAAGCAAGTCCCTCAGTACCCCTGCTTGCCAAAGTGGCATCAAGGTTGTACCTTCAACTATAGTAAATTCCACAATGTCTCTGCCACCACCTCCGTGGAGTATTTCTTCTCATGATGCCTTAGCTTCTAATGTACAAAGAGGCACACGTCTAGACTTCAATCAGGCTATACCTCCCCTGCATTCATTTCAATCTTCCCAATTGAGGCAATATACAGGCAACACTACACCATTGTTTTCTCTGAGCCCTCGTCCTGGTTCCTGGGTTGTTTCATCACAAAGTTCAACTTTAGATGCTAGCTCACAGTATTCTGCAACACCTGTTGCTGAAACAATTCAAGTAACACCTTTGAGAGACTCATCTACACCTCGTGCCTCCAATATGCAGCTTGTGTACCCTAATACTCTGCTGCCTACTCAGGCTCCTATGAGTGTTTCTGCAACATCTGTTGTTCAGGTTGAAAGCCAAAATAAGTCAGCAATTTCAACTACGAAGAATGCATCTACTGCTCAGAAGtccagaaagaggaagaaaggttcAGCGCTTGAAGAGCTTGGACCAATGTTTTTGGTTTCTCAACCTCAAACTGAACCTGCTTCCGCTACTGCTGTTTCTATGCATCTACCAACTTCTGGAGGCTTCCCTTTATCCCCTGCACATGGTGGTCTTGCTTCAGCTTCATCTTACATTacgtctcctcctccttttcagATAGTTGGCAGTGGTAATGCTGAACAGAGGGTCATCATTTCTGAGGAGACATGCAGTAGAATTGAGCAGTCAAAGCTGCAAGCAGAAGCTGCTGTTGCTCATGCTGCTGCTGCAATCCGGCACAGCCAAGAAATATGGAGTCAGTTAGCTATCCAAAAGAAGTCTGGCTTAGTTTCAGAAGTAGAAGAGAAACTTGTCTCTGCAGCCGTTGCAGCTGCAGCAGCTGCTTCTGTTGCAAAAGTGGCTGCAGAAGCTGCTAAGGTTGCATCTGAGGCTGCTTTGCAGGCTAAGATGGTGGCAGATGAAGCTCTGAGTTTTGCCAAAACAGGACATCCTGGTCAAAATTCTGAAACTGACCTTGATGTAGGAAAGGATTTGGCAAGGTTAACTCCTGTTTCAATCTTGAAGGGCAAggacaaaatcaatgaatctagttcTATCATTTCCGCTGCACGAGAGGCTGCCAGAAGAAGGGTGGAAGCAGCTTCTGCTGCCACAAAGCAAGCAGAGAACTTAGATGCCATATTCAAAGCTGCAGAACTGGCTGCAGAAGCTGTTTCACAGGCAGGAATGATCATTGCGATGGGGGATCCCTTACCATTTACTATCAGTGATTTGGTGGAAGCTGGTCCTGAAGGTTATTGGAAAGTTCAGCACACGGCAATTGAGATACATACAAAAACAAATGGCGTGCACCAAGAGGAGAATTTGGGTATTGACGTGCCTGGTGATCATGACATATCTGTTAACAAATCTACTAAGCAATCACCAGGTCATAGAGAGATACAGAAAACTACCGATGAAGAGGGGATAACTTCCCGTAGTGAACAGGCCACACAGTCAGAGGAAAATAATATAG AATTAGGAATCACATCAGTAACTGTTCCAACTGATAGACTTGAAAGAGATTCTGTGGCAAGTAATCTTAAAGGAACTAGCATCCAAAAGGGAACTCTTGTTGAG GTTGTGGCTGATGAGGATGGTCTCAGAGGGGTTTGGTTTTCTGCACGGGTTCTTGATGTTAAAGATGGTAAAGCATTTATCTGCTACAATGATCTTCTTCCTGCTGAAG GCTCTGGTCAGCTGACAGAGTGGATACCACTTGAGAGTGGAAAAGATAAAGTTCCTAGAATACGTGTTGCTCATCCTATAACTGCAGTGAAATCTGAAGGAACAAGGAAGCGGCGTAGAGAGGCTGTAGGGAATTATGCTTGGGCAGTTGGAGATAGGGTAGATGCATGGATACGGGATGG TTGGTGGGAAGGGATTGTCGCTGAGAAAAGCCCAGGCGATGAAACAAAGTTGACCATCCAGTTTCCAG CTGGAGGTGATGCATCAAATGTTAGAGCTTGGAATCTTCGGCCATCTCTCATTTGGAAGGATGGTCAATGGATATTGTGGTCACGTGTCAGAGAAAGAAATACAGTGGAACCCTATGAG GGTGATACTCACTATGAGAAACGGCAGAAGCTTGGCAGGCTTGAAGGCAAGATCAATTCAGGAATTGATGGCAGAGGAGTAGGGAGTACATCAACAGATATGTCCAGTGCTGATTCTAGAAAACctgaagattcaagatcactaAATTTATCTGCAAAGGATAAGATCTTTTCTGTTGGAAAGAATGTAAGAGAGAGTAATTCTGATGCTCTGAGAGTAAAACGGACTGGCCTGCAGAAAGAAGGATCACGAGTGGTCTTTGGTGTACCTAAGcctggaaagaaaagaaaatttatggAAGTAAGCAAGCATTACACTGCAGATAAGACTGAAAAGGCAAGTGAAGGGAATGATTCTATTAAATTTGCAAAGTATCTGATGCCACAAGCATCCCGCTTATGGAGAAGTACTTCAAAAGTGGATGCCAAAGGAAAACGGGGCAGTGACTCCAAGCGTAGGGGGCTCAAATCTGTAAAATCGCAAAACGTTCAGGCTAGAGGTACAGTTGAGAGAGAGAATTCATCCCTTACCACTGTGCATGCTTCAAATGGTGGAGAAAGTGGTCTTGGTTCTTTACCAAATGTCAAAGCTTCTTTTACTAATGAAGAGAACAATATAGGAAGGAAAAATTTACTGGAAGCTGGTCCTTTGTCAACTAGCCTCGGAACAGCAGATACCACAGCGGTGGAGTCTTCTGTGATGCCTATGCCTGGTGTTCCATCATCTAAGGTGAAGTCATCCACTGCTGTTGAGGCTGAAGGAGTAAAAGGAAAGGTTACACATGCTACCGATAAATCAACTAGAATTGAAGTTAAGGGCTCTGAAAATCCTGCTAAAACTGTCCCTGATGCCATTGAGCCTCGGAGATCCAACCGCAGAATTCAACCAACCTCGAGG TTGCTAGAGGGACTGCAAAGTTCGCTGATCATATCCAAGATTCCTAGTGTTTCACAGGACAGGGGTGCCAGAGCCCAGCATAGAGGTGCATCGTCTTCTAGAG GGCTTTTCTACATGTCCAGTCGGCGACGCTCGGATGCATGA